The following are encoded together in the Gopherus evgoodei ecotype Sinaloan lineage unplaced genomic scaffold, rGopEvg1_v1.p scaffold_98_arrow_ctg1, whole genome shotgun sequence genome:
- the PLXNA3 gene encoding plexin-A3 isoform X1, with amino-acid sequence MAAPLLLAALALLLLLPPLVRPGSPPPPLPPLSASRASFSVPDGGLTHLAVHRETGEVFAGAVNRVYKLAANLSELRVHGTGPVPDNARCYPPPAVRLCQHPLAPADNVNKLLLLDYAGGRLVACGSVWQGVCQLLRLGDLAKLGEPHQRKEHYLSGGREADAMAGVILEQPGQPSRLFVGTSVEGRSEYFPTLSSRRLAPDPASPDMFSLVYQDEFVSSQVKVPSDTLALHPAFDIYYVSAFVSSAFVYFLTLQLDTQQAALEGPGGGPSGGVAPGAERFFSSKLVRLCARDAEFYSYVEFPLGCAHAGVEYRLVQAARLAKAGRRLAQALGLAEGQDVLYAAFAQGQKNRAAPPRQSLLCLFTLDEVNRRIQERIQSCYRGEGHLSLPWLLNKELPCINTPMQINGNFCGLVLNQPLGGLQVIEGRPLLAERSEGLASVAAYTYQGHSVVFLGTRAGTLRKVRVDGPQDAHLYESVPVTPGQPLLRDMELSPDQRHLYLLSHGEVVRLPVETCGQYPTCDACLGSGDPHCGWCVLHNRCCRESECPRALESQRFAAVPGPCPRLLVEPNNVSVTAPSVLLQLTVQNLPDLGPGVTCSFEGLGQSKAEVLPGGLIHCQSPTPRELPPGTGPHGDARAIRLQLRSLETGMDFAGSDFVFYDCSLLPSCLSCVRSRFACQWCKYRHVCTHDPRECAFAEGRVSTTEGCPELLPAGEILIPVGVLQPITLRAKNLPQPQSGQKNYECVFTVQGRRQRVPAVRFNSSSVQCQNTSYWYEGDVVGELPVDFSVVWDSDFPIDQPPGFKALLYKCPAQRPSCGLCLRSDPRYECGWCLAERRCLLRPQCPAPKLNWVPPGRRGARCSHPRITQVVPVAGPKEGGTRVTVEGENLGLQFHEVVVRVAGVRCNSLPGQYVPAQRLVCEMEESLVPDPPPGPVEICVGDCGVDYRAHSPIPFTFVTPRLRGLNPAGGPVSGGTRITLTGTHLDAGSSVNISLQGAPCQLLRREPEEIICLTPPSMLGPGPAPFSVFIDRASLAPPEPANGTTSAPVLIFRYTPDPAVTHVEPQWSIVNGSTSLTVTGTRLLSIQEPRVRALYGGVETVNSCRVLNDSVMLCQAPGIVPGGRELPAAGASPDEFGFLLDHVQAARTLNRSAFTYYPDPQVEPFSPAGVLEVKPGSHIVLKGRNLIPAAAGGARLNYTVLIGREPCALTVSETQLLCDSPSQTGEQPVTILVGGLSFSPGSLHIYPEAALPLGALVGLGAGGSLLLLAIIGVLVAYKRKTRDADRTLKRLQLQMDNLESRVALECKEAFAELQTDINELTNNLDGVKIPFLDYRTYALRVLFPGEEPPMLRHGHAPPGAERGLRLFGQLLHCQPFLLTFIHALEGQRGFSMRDRGAVASLTLVALQGRLDYATGVLKQLLADLIEKNLQNRAHPKLLLRRTESVAEKMLTNWFTFLLHRFLKECAGEPLFLLFCAIKQQMEKGPMDAVTGEARYSLSEDKLIRQQIDYKTLTLYCASPGPPGGPEVPVKVLNCDTITQAKEKLLDAVYRGVPYSQRPRADDTELEWRQDRSGRTLLQDEDMTSRIEGDWKQLNTLGHYQVTDGSKVALIPRQVSGCNVPNFCTFSRSLSHYESLLRPSSSPDSLRSRAPMLSPEHDGGTRLWHLVRSHDPLGDPKEGGSKMVSEIYLTRLLATKGTLQKFLDDLFETLFSTAHRASALPLPIKYMFDFLDEQADRRQISDPDVRHTWKSNCLPLRFWVNVIKNPQFVFDVHKSSITDACLSVVAQTFMDSCSTSPQRLGKDSPSTKLLYAKDLPGYRGWVERYYRDIARMAPISDQDMDAYLGEQSRLHAGEFNTLGALGELYQYVGRYRQEVLTALERDGVCRKQRLRQRLEQVIALVSTKS; translated from the exons ATGgccgccccactgctgctggccgccctggctctgctgctgctgctgcctcccctgGTCCGGCCAGGGTCCCCCCCTCCGCCGCTCCCTCCCCTCTCAGCCTCCCGGGCCTCCTTCTCGGTGCCGGATGGGGGGCTGACCCACCTGGCGGTGCACCGCGAGACGGGCGAGGTATTTGCCGGCGCTGTAAACCGGGTCTACAAGCTGGCGGCCAACCTGAGCGAGCTGCGGGTGCATGGGACGGGGCCGGTGCCGGACAACGCCCGGTGCTACCCGCCGCCCGCCGTGCGGCTCTGCCAGCACCCGCTGGCCCCGGCCGACAACGTcaacaagctgctgctgctggactacGCGGGTGGGCGGCTGGTGGCCTGCGGCAGCGTCTGGCAGGGCGTCTGCCAGCTGCTGCGCCTGGGCGACCTGGCCAAGCTGGGCGAGCCGCACCAGCGCAAGGAGCACTACCTGTCGGGCGGGCGCGAGGCCGACGCCATGGCCGGCGTCATCCTGGAGCAGCCGGGCCAGCCCAGCCGGCTCTTCGTGGGCACCTCGGTGGAGGGGCGCTCCGAGTACTTCCCCACCCTGTCCAGCCGCCGCCTGGCACCCGACCCCGCCAGCCCCGACATGTTCAGCCTGGTCTACCAGGACGAGTTCGTCTCCTCGCAGGTCAAGGTCCCCTCGGACACCCTGGCGCTGCACCCGGCCTTCGACATCTACTACGTCTCGGCCTTCGTCTCGAGCGCCTTCGTCTACTTCCTCACCCTGCAGCTGGACACGCAGCAGGCGGCGCTGGAGGGGCCGGGCGGGGGGCCCAGTGGCGGGGTGGCCCCCGGGGCCGAGCGGTTCTTCTCCTCCAAGCTGGTGCGGCTCTGCGCCCGCGATGCCGAGTTCTACTCCTACGTGGAGTTCCCGCTGGGCTGCGCCCATGCTGGGGTGGAGTACCGCCTGGTGCAGGCTGCCCGGCTGGCCAAGGCCGGGCGCCGGCTGGCGCAGGcactggggctggctgaggggcagGACGTGCTCTACGCAGCCTTTGCCCAGGGCCAGAAGAACCGGGCAGCACCGCCCCGCCAgagtctgctctgcctcttcacGCTGGACGAGGTCAATCGGCGCATCCAGGAACGGATCCAGAGCTGCTACCGTGGCGAAgggcacctctccctgccctggctgCTCAACAAGGAGCTGCCCTGCATCAACACG cccatgCAGATCAATGGGAATTTCTGCGGGTTGGTGCTGAACCAGCcgctgggggggctgcaggtcattGAGGGGCGACCCCTGCTGGCCGAGCGCAGCGAGGGGCTGGCCAGCGTCGCCGCCTACACGTACCAGGGCCACTCGGTCGTCTTCCTGGGTACCCGCGCCGGGACCCTCAGAAAG GTGCGGGTAGATGGCCCCCAGGACGCCCATCTGTACGAGTCGGTGCCAGTGACCCCCGGGCAGCCCCTGCTCAGGGACATGGAGCTCAGCCCAGACCAGAGACACCTTTACCTGCTGAGCCATGGAGAG GTGGTGCGGCTGCCAGTGGAGACCTGTGGCCAGTACCCCACATGTGACGCCTGCCTGGGCTCTGGGGACCCCCACTGCGGCTGGTGTGTCCTGCACAACCG gtGCTGCCGGGAGAGCGAGTGTCCCCGGGCACTGGAGTCGCAGCGGTTTGCGGCCgtgccaggcccctgcccccGGCTGCTCGTGGAGCCCAATAATGTGTCCGTCACTGCGCCCAGCGTCCTG CTGCAGCTGACGGTGCAGAACCTCCCGGATCTGGGGCCTGGCGTGACCTGCTCCTTcgagggcctggggcagagcaaggcTGAGGTGCTGCCTGGGGGCCTCATCCACTGCCAGTCGCCCACCCCCAGGGAGCTGCCCCCTGGTACCGGCCCCCATG GTGACGCTCGCGCCATACGGCTTCAGCTTCGCTCGCTTGAGACGGGGATGGACTTTGCTGGCTCTGACTTCGTCTTCTACGACTGCAGCCTCCTCCCGTC GTGTCTGTCCTGTGTGAGGAGCCGGTTCGCCTGCCAGTGGTGCAAATATCGGCACGTCTGCACCCACGATCCCCGGGAGTGCGCTTTTGCTGAGGGGCGGGTCAGCACCACTGAG GGCTGCCCGGAGCTGCTCCCTGCGGGCGAGATCCTGATCCCGGTGGGGGTGCTGCAGCCGATCACGCTCCGGGCCAAGAACCTGCCACAGCCGCAGTCGGGCCAGAAGAACTACGAGTGCGTCTTCACCGTGCAGGGGCGGCGCCAGCGGGTCCCAGCCGTGCGCTTCAACTCCAGCAGCGTGCAGTGTCAGAACACCTCG TACTGGTACGAGGGCGACGTGGTTGGGGAGCTGCCTGTGGACTTCTCCGTCGTCTGGGACAGCGACTTCCCCATCGACCAGCCCCCCGGCTTCAAAG ccctgctctacaaGTGCCCAGCCCAGCGCCCCAGCTGTGGGCTCTGTCTCCGCTCCGACCCACGCTATGAGTGCGGCTGGTGCCTGGCCGAGCGACGCTGCCTTCTGCGCCCCCAATGCCCAGCCCCCAAACTCAACTGGGTGCCCCCCGGCCGGCGCGGGGCTCGCTGCAGCCACCCCCGCATCACCCAG GTGGTGCCGGTGGCAGGGCCCAAGGAGGGCGGCACGCGGGTGACGGTCGAGGGGGAGAACCTGGGGCTGCAGTTTCACGAGGTCGTGGTGCGCGTGGCCGGCGTGCGCTGCAACTCGCTGCCAGGCCAGTACGTCCCTGCCCAGAG ACTGGTGTGCGAGATGGAGGAGTCGCTGGTGCCTGACCCCCCGCCCGGCCCCGTGGAGATTTGTGTGGGTGACTGTGGTGTCGACTACCGGGCCCACTCCCCGATTCCCTTCACCTTCGTG ACCCCCAGACTGCGGGGACTGAACCCTGCGGGGGGGCCAGTGTCAGGGGGGACCCGCATTACCCTCACTGGGACCCATCTGGACGCGGGCAGCAGCGTCAACATCTCAttgcagggggcaccctgccagctGCTTAG GAGGGAGCCTGAGGAAATCATCTGCCTGACCCCCCCGTCCATGCTGGGCCCTGGTCCAGCCCCCTTCAGTGTCTTCATCGACCGTGCCAGCCTGGCCCCCCCTGAACCCGCCAATGGCACCACCAGCGCCCCCGTCCTGATCTTCCGCTACACCCCTGATCCGGCGGTGACCCACGTCGAACCTCAATGGAGCATCGTCAA CGGCAGCACCAGCCTGACAGTGACTGGGACCCGCCTGCTGAGCATCCAGGAGCCGCGTGTCCGAGCCCTGTATGGGGGCGTCGAAACCGTCAAC AGCTGCCGGGTGCTGAATGACTCCGTCATGCTGTGCCAGGCGCCTGGCATTGTGCCGGGGGGGCGGGAGCTGCCCGCGGCGGGGGCCTCCCCTGATGAATTCGGCTTCCTGCTGGACCATGTCCAGGCGGCTCGAACCCTCAACCGCTCGGCCTTCACCTACTACCCTGACCCCCAGGTCGAGCCCTTCAGCCCTGCGGGGGTGCTGGAGGTGAAACCCGGCTCCCACATCGTCCTCAAG GGCAGGAACCTGATCCCAGCAGCTGCTGGGGGGGCCCGTCTGAACTACACGGTGCTGATTGGGCGGGAGCCCTGCGCCCTGACGGTGTCAGAGACCCAGCTGCTCTGTGACTCGCCCAGCCAGACAGGGGAGCAGCCAGTCACG ATCCTGGTGGGGGGCCTGTCCTTCTCACCCGGCTCCCTGCACATCTACCCTGAGGCAGCCCTGCCCCTGGGAGCGCTGGTGGGGCTGGGCGCAGGGgggtccctgctgctcctggccatTATCGGGGTGCTGGTTGCCTACAAGCGCAAGACCCGCGACGCCGACCGGACCCTTAAGCGGCTGCAGCTACAGATGGACAATCTGGAGTCACGGGTCGCGCTGGAGTGCAAGGAGG CCTTTGCAGAGCTGCAGACCGACATCAATGAGCTGACGAACAACCTGGACGGGGTGAAGATCCCATTCCTGGACTATCGGACGTACGCTCTGCGGGTGCTGTTCCCTGGCGAGGAGCCCCCCATGCTGCGCCATGGCCAC GCGCCCCCCGGGGCAGAGCGGGGCCTGCGGCTCTTCGGGCAGCTCTTGCATTGCCAGCCCTTCCTGCTTACCTTCATCCATGCGCTGGAGGGGCAGCGCGGGTTCTCCATGCGGGACCggggggctgtggcctccctcaCGCTGGTGGCCCTGCAGGGCCGGCTGGACTACGCCACTGGCGTCCTCAAGCAGCTGCTGGCCGACCTCATAGAGAAGAATCTGCAGAACCGGGCCcatcccaagctgctgctgcgcag gacGGAGTCAGTAGCTGAGAAGATGCTGACAAACTGGTTCACCTTCCTGCTGCATCGGTTCCTGAag GAGTGTGCTGGGGAGCCGCTGttcctgctgttctgtgccatcaAGCAGCAGATGGAGAAGGGGCCGATGGACGCGGTGACGGGGGAGGCGCGGTACTCGCTGAGCGAGGACAAACTCATCCGCCAGCAGATCGACTACAAGACCCTg ACGCTGTACTGTGCCAGCCCCGGCCCCCCTGGTGGCCCCGAAGTGCCCGTGAAGGTGCTGAACTGTGACACCATCACCCAGGCCAAGGAGAAGCTGCTGGACGCTGTGTACAGGGGGGTCCCCTATTCCCAGCGCCCCCGGGCTGATGACACGGAGCTGG AGTGGCGCCAGGACCGGTCGGGCCGAACCCTCCTACAGGACGAGGATATGACGAGCCGCATCGAGGGCGACTGGAAACAGCTCAACACTCTGGGGCACTACCAG gTGACTGATGGCTCCAAGGTGGCCCTGATACCCCGGCAGGTCTCGGGGTGCAACGTGCCCAACTTCTGCACCTTCAGCCGCTCACTGAGCCACTACG agagccTCCTGCGGCCATCCAGCAGCCCCGACAGCCTGCGCTCCCGTGCCCCCATGCTGAGCCCCGAGCACGATGGGGGCACCCGGCTCTGGCACCTCGTCCGCAGCCACGACCCGCTGGGCGATCCCAAGGAGGGGGGCAGCAAGATGGTGTCGGAAATCTACCTCACCCGGCTCCTGGCCACCAAG GGCACGCTGCAGAAGTTCCTGGATGACCTGTTCGAGACGCTGTTCAGCACGGCGCACCGGGCCAGCGCCCTGCCTCTGCCCATCAAATACATGTTCGACTTCCTGGACGAGCAGGCGGATCGGCGCCAGATCAGCGACCCCGACGTGCGGCACACCTGGAAGAGCAACTG cctgcccctgcggTTCTGGGTGAACGTGATCAAGAACCCACAGTTCGTGTTCGACGTGCACAAGAGCAGCATCACGGACGCGTGTCTCTCCGTGGTGGCCCAGACGTTCATGGACTCGTGTTCCACGTCGCCCCAGCGCCTGGGCAAGGACTCACCCTCCACCAAACTGCTCTATGCCAAGGACCTGCCCGGCTACCGCGGCTGGGTGGAGCG GTACTACCGGGACATCGCCAGGATGGCGCCCATCAGTGACCAGGACATGGATGCCTATCTGGGGGAGCAGTCGCGGCTCCACGCTGGGGAGTTCAACACACTGGGGGCGCTGGGGGAGCTCTACCAGTACGTGGGGCGCTACCGCCAGGAG GTGCTGACCGCGCTGGAGCGGGACGGGGTTTGCCGGAAGCAGCGGCTGCGCCAGCGGCTGGAGCAGGTCATCGCCTTGGTCTCCACCAAGAGCTGA